DNA sequence from the Natrinema sp. DC36 genome:
TATCTTCACTTCCGATCAAGGGGGTCCCGACCGCTTCAGCTCAGGTGGTTAATCTGTGCAGACAGATACTCTTGGAGAGCGGTGACCGTTTCTTCTGAGACAGCTGAGGCCCCGAAGTCACTCCGGAAACCGTGTTTGAGTTCGTCGCTCTCTAAGATTTCCAGTCCACGCTCAAGTTGCTCCCGGAGCGCATCGTCGTCCCCTCGCCGCAGGTGAGGTGTGACAGCGTCAAGGTCGATTTCTTCTGCCACTGCCAGGACATCTCGAAGGTCTGTTTCACGGCCGCTGTGAAGCTTTGCCGCGACGAGGACTGCCCCATCGATGACTCTGGCCGTCGTCGTCACTGTACCTCCGCTCACCTCCTGTTGGTGGCTGTGGTCGTACAGGTAGTCGAACGACCACTGTGCCTCCGTCTGGCGACACCCGAGTCCGTTTACCAGGAGATCGAAGCCGATCGGCTGGTGCGGCGTGAGCCGCTTCTCGTACTCGATTACTTCGGTGTCGTAGAACCATTCTTTGGCGTGGCTGTCCGTTTCCTTGAAGTCCCGATATTCGAGGAACTCGGCGAAGTCAGTCTTGGAGTCCGGTGCGACGACGATATCGAGGTCCGTGGAGAAGCGAGCATTGAACGCTGAGACAGCATAACCGCCGACAAGGACGTACTCGTGGCCCTCTTGAGTGAGGTCCTTGAGCAGTTCGATGAGCGTGTCACTTCGGTTGTTGAAGCTCATGGCTGTGCCCGTTCGGTCTCTCGATACGTGACGCTGAGGTCGAGGTCCTCGTACATCCGGTCGAGCATCGCCAGCCCCGACTGGAACTGGGCGTAGTTCTCGCGCATATACTCGATTGTCTCTGCTCTCGGGATCACCGGGTACCCTTCGACGTGCTCGATATCGAGTGACCTGCGTGGCTCGAGGACGATCTGCAGCGGTCCGTCCAACTCGTCTCGGGGCTGTCGTTCGAATGCGGTCGGGAGGTCGAACCACTCGAAAAATGTCTCCCAGGCGTCGACGTCCTGCTCACGAACAGCGAGGAACAGTGGATAGTCGCCGGGCTCGCGACCGACCTGGTAGCCGCCCTGAGTCCACACGTAGACGGCGTCGATCCGTGTGAACGCGAACGGCCAGTCACTGAACTGT
Encoded proteins:
- a CDS encoding helix-turn-helix domain-containing protein, encoding MYEVLDDTAAQTILAIESGDSIHRVAQHLHTPYETVRQAVNRLEDAGYISYDDGLTVVDERVRDAALDLVAASAGVSPPSIEETYVIPQFSDWPFAFTRIDAVYVWTQGGYQVGREPGDYPLFLAVREQDVDAWETFFEWFDLPTAFERQPRDELDGPLQIVLEPRRSLDIEHVEGYPVIPRAETIEYMRENYAQFQSGLAMLDRMYEDLDLSVTYRETERAQP